A DNA window from Nycticebus coucang isolate mNycCou1 chromosome 1, mNycCou1.pri, whole genome shotgun sequence contains the following coding sequences:
- the TRMT10A gene encoding tRNA methyltransferase 10 homolog A, protein MSSEMLQNFIESSNVEKKQDLSEDQAQSQKPRLGEGFEPISKRQMKKIIKQKQWEEQRELRKQKRKEKRKRKKLERQCQLESKSDESDRKRIRRHAVHSTLRLIIDCSFDDLMVLKDIKKLHKQIQRCYAENRRALHPVQFYLTSHGGQLKKNMDENDKGWVNWKDIHVKSEHYCELMKKEDLVYLTSDSPNVLKELDESKAYVIGGLVDHNHHKGLTYKQASDYGLDHAQLPLGNFVKMNSRKVLAVNHVFEIILEYLETRNWQEAFFTILPQRKGAVPTNKACDSSSHDKQSVRVEDGSDSDSSGEEDSRNELNSPHEEEKQDKENSTESTENCVPL, encoded by the exons ATGTCGTCTGAAATGCTGCAAAATTTTATTGAGTCTTCTAATGTTGAAAAAAAGCAAGACTTAAGTGAAGATCAAGCGCAGAGCCAGAAGCCAAGATTAGGTGAAGGGTTTGAACCAATATCTAAAcggcaaatgaaaaaaattataaaacagaaacaatGGGAAGAACAACGAGAACTCCGAAA ACAAAAGCGAAAGGAAAAacgcaagagaaagaaattagagcGACAATGTCAACTGGAATCAAAATCAGATGAAAGTGACAGAAAACGTATTCGAAGACATGCTGTTCACAGCACCCTCCGCCTTATCATTGACTGTAGTTTTGATGACTTGATGGTTTTAAAG GACATTAAGAAACTTCATAAGCAGATTCAGCGATGTTATGCAGAAAACCGCCGAGCACTGCACCCTGTGCAG TTTTACCTGACAAGCCATGGAGGCCAGCTGAAAAAAAACATGGATGAAAATGACAAAGGATGGGTCAACTGGAAG GATATACACGTCAAATCAGAGCACTATTGTGAACTCATGAAAAAAGAAGATCTGGTTTATCTTACATCAGATTCACCTAATGTACTGAAGGAATTAGATGAATCAAAGGCCTATGTGATTGGAGGATTAGTAGATCACAACCATCACAAG ggACTCACATATAAACAAGCGTCAGATTATGGACTTGATCACGCACAGCTCCCTCTTGGAAATTTTGTGAAGATGAATAGCAGAAAAGTTCTGGCAGTTAATCATG TGTTTGAGATTATTCTGGAATACCTGGAAACAAGAAACTGGCAAGAAGCCTTTTTTACTATCTTGCCCCAGCGGAAAGGAGCTGTTCCCACAAACAAAGCCTGTGACAGTTCTTCCCATGACAAACAATCTGTCAGGGTTGAGGATGGATCAGACAGTGATTCCAGTGGGGAAGAAGATAGCAGAAATGAACTAAATTCACCACATGAGGAAGAAAAGCAGGATAAGGAAAATAGcactgaatccacagagaactgtgTACCACTCTAA